The Rosa chinensis cultivar Old Blush chromosome 7, RchiOBHm-V2, whole genome shotgun sequence DNA segment ACGTTGTGCACTGAGAATCTTGATGATTGTTGGTGGAATAGTTGAATAACAGGACATGATGTCTTAATAGTTAACCAATCTTTATTTGGTGTGTTGCTGTTGGTTACTTTTGAATCATATGGCCATAGGGTTTATTCATTCATCTGGAaccatatatgaatatatgcacATAACGATTGCAGGTTTGAGTAATCCAATTAATTGTTATGTGCAGATGAGTGATTATAACTTGCAATTCTTAGGCAACGTATCTGAAGTCAATGATAGGCAAGATGTTAGCCAACACACACAAAATGatgatgaaggtgaagaaattcTTATGAGGATGATTAGGGGAGATCATAACATGACACCAAACCATGCTGATCGCGCGGTGAATGAGATGAATGCATCTAGAGGATCTATTAATAGAAATATCGGAGATATGAGATCAAAAACTGGACATGGGACCAGGAAGAGGGCtggaaaaatcaagaaaaagaggGGTAAAAATAAGGTTAACTTTGCTCCTTATGGCCCTGAGAAGATGTTGTTTAACAAGTTTGGGCAGCCGGTTGCGCCAGCTGAAACTGTTGCAAGGTTTTCAAGGTATGTAGGATCACTTGCAAGAGAACCTTCTATGTTTCCAATCAATGTACCTGACTTCAGGAATTTTAAAGGGACCGGAAGGGTTGAAAGTGCATGGGCAGAAATAAAGGTAATATGCATGATCTCTTACTGTGGTCTGAAATATGTACTGAATTTTATGAGGATGATTATTTACTTGTGGAGTTTGTATGTAGGCAAAAATAGATTGGTCTGAGCCACAAACTTTGGCAATAatgaaaagaattcagaaggttgtgaagaagaaattaaatgcGCGTTGGAGAAAACACAAGCACAGACTTTATGTTGACTACTATATGGAAGACAAAGGACATGCTGAACGATTTGTATGTCCAGATGGGGATGTGAATCAACTACAATGGCGTGAATTGGTACTTCATTGGGACAAATTTGGTGAGGTACAGTTTTCCCCATAACCATGATAGCCATATTTGAGTTTCGATCTCTATAGTTTTCAGCTTATAAATATAATGACAACTAAAAGTGAATGTGGTGGTTTGACAACAATAGAAAAAATCAGTCACTACCAAGAAGAATAGAAGTCAGTTGAAGGTGGCTGCAAACACCGGAACAAAGACATTTGCCCAAATACGATATGAATGGGTGAGATTTTAATATTGGTCGATCATCTGATATGGATCTTTTCATTGAAAACCTGATAGTACTACTGGATATATAGGCATACTAGTAGTTAAGTTGTAACAATTATTATCAGTTCATCACATTTGAAAGCATGCTGCTATATAATTATGGTGcatttcattttcaattaaatatATGCAAAATCATCTTCAGAAAGAGTTCCGGGATCATGAAAATCAATAATGCTATTTAACTTAtggatatatgtgtgtgtgtgtgttcataCAAAATTAATCATGTCTCTGCATTTAAGGGCCGGAAGTAGGAGTAGTTTCTTGTTAAGCATGAATATTGGACTAATCATTTCAGTTCAAATGGATCAAGTTCAGACCATCAACATGATAATGGTCTCTTGTAGAGTAAAAGTCTGAATCTTAAAACTTTTGGCCTATTCCCAGATTTTAGTATTGACTATGTGCGGTTTGGAAAGAGTTGTTTTTGGCACAAACTTATTTAGTTACTTCTCCCATCAATTATGAAGTTCAAAAATGTAAAAATATGGCATTGCTTTTTGGTACAATCTTCTCAAAATTTTTGACAACATGGTATAATAGAGTTAAAATGTGTATTCATAGTTGCCTTCTGATCGTAAAATAAATTCATTGTGCTTTCTTATCCTATTGCAACTGATTGAAAAGTGTATTCATAGCTCGATATGAGATCTCTTTACATCATAAGGTCCCGGTTTAGTTTACCTATTGTCGCTGCACTTACAATGACTTTCATTTTAAACATAAATGTTAAAAGCATGCCTTCAGCTTTTACGGATCATTGTTCAAACAATCTGTTCAGGAGAAAACACATTTTCAAGAACCACTGGGGCACATTTTCAATTGATTGTACTTGGTTTTGCATCTATAGTTCTGGATTACATTTGTGGTTGATTATACAACATCATGAATTGGTAGGAACTTGCAAACGAAGGGAAAGAAATAGATCGCTGC contains these protein-coding regions:
- the LOC121050399 gene encoding uncharacterized protein LOC121050399, producing the protein MSDYNLQFLGNVSEVNDRQDVSQHTQNDDEGEEILMRMIRGDHNMTPNHADRAVNEMNASRGSINRNIGDMRSKTGHGTRKRAGKIKKKRGKNKVNFAPYGPEKMLFNKFGQPVAPAETVARFSRYVGSLAREPSMFPINVPDFRNFKGTGRVESAWAEIKAKIDWSEPQTLAIMKRIQKVVKKKLNARWRKHKHRLYVDYYMEDKGHAERFVCPDGDVNQLQWRELVLHWDKFGEKKSVTTKKNRSQLKVAANTGTKTFAQIRYEWELANEGKEIDRCTFWRLIHSKPKKDGTGTVPINDEAEKIFLELDKLEQREHLNGRELTIDLLNELFCEQFGPETYNAVRGYGVGVEWVDVPGIQTAKPAVSCDVASLQYELEASLAEITRLTEVAAKKDEQLQVVQTQLNSIETRIGNPLHSIISAGPDTIKKLIAALSDIAEKQPQSIQEMQSTPMEGYVTLLGQ